The Calypte anna isolate BGI_N300 chromosome 2, bCalAnn1_v1.p, whole genome shotgun sequence genome includes a window with the following:
- the NMT2 gene encoding glycylpeptide N-tetradecanoyltransferase 2 isoform X1 translates to MAEDSESAASQQSLELDDQDTCGIDGDNEEEAEHAKGSPGGDLGAKKKKKKQKRKKEKPNSGGTKSDSASDSQEIKIQQPSKNPAIPMQKLQDIQRAMELLSACQGPAKNIDEATKRKYQFWDTQPVPKLNEVITSHGAIEPDKDNVRLEPYSLPQGFMWDTLDLSNAEVLKELYTLLNENYVEDDDNMFRFDYSPEFLLWALRPPGWLPQWHCGVRVSSNKKLVGFISAIPANIRIYDSVKKMVEINFLCVHKKLRSKRVAPVLIREITRRVNLEGIFQAVYTAGVVLPKPVATCRYWHRSLNPRKLVEVKFSHLSRNMTLQRTMKLYRLPDATKTSGLRPMEQKDTNAVQELINTYLKQFNLAPVMDEAEVAHWFLPRDHIIDTYVVEGSNGILTDFLSFYTLPSTVMHHPVHKSLKAAYSFYNIHTETPLLDLMNDALIIAKLKGFDVFNALDLMENKTFLEKLKFGIGDGNLQYYLYNWRCPGMESEKVGLVLQ, encoded by the exons AAGTCCTGGAGGGGATTTGGgagcaaagaagaagaaaaagaagcagaagagaaaaaaggagaagccaAATTCTGGAGGCACCAAATCAGATTCTGCGTCTGACTCCCAGGAGATTAAAATTCAACAGCCTTCAAAA AATCCAGCTATTCCAATGCAGAAGCTTCAAGACATCCAGAGGGCGATGGAACTGCTCTCTGCATGCCAAGGCCCAGCAAAGAATATTGATGAGGCTACTAAACGTAAATACCAGTTTTGGGATACACAACCTGTACCAAAACTTA ATGAAGTTATAACTTCACATGGTGCAATTGAACCAGATAAGGACAATGTCCGTCTAGAGCCATATTCTTTGCCACAGGGTTTTATGTGGGACACATTGGATCTTAGCAATGCTGAAGTT CTGAAGGAGTTATACACACTGTTAAATGAGAATTATGTAGAAGATGATGATAATATGTTTAGGTTTGATTATTCACCTGAATTTCTTCTGTG GGCGCTACGTCCTCCAGGCTGGTTACCCCAGTGGCACTGTGGGGTTAGAGTGTCTTCAAACAAAAAGCTGGTAGGATTCATAAGTGCCATTCCTGCAAATATTCGTATTTATGACAG TGTGAAGAAAATGGTAGAAATCAATTTTCTTTGTGTCCATAAGAAACTGAGATCTAAACGGGTAGCACCTGTACTGATTCGGGAAATAACCAGAAGAGTAAACCTGGAAGGAATTTTTCAGGCTGTTTACACTGCTGGCGTGGTACTTCCCAAACCTGTGGCCACTTGCAG gtATTGGCATCGATCGCTGAATCCCAGAAAATTGGTAGAAGTGAAATTTTCACATTTGAGTAGAAACATGACTCTACAAAGGACAATGAAGCTCTACAGACTTCCTGAT GCCACGAAGACTTCAGGTTTGAGACCAATGGAACAAAAAGATACTAATGCAGTACAAGAATTAATCAACACTTACTTGAAACAGTTTAATCTTGCTCCTGTGATGGATGAAGCAGAGGTAGCCCACTGGTTCCTGCCTCGGGATCATATTATAGATACTTACGTAGTAGAG ggcTCAAATGGTATTTTAACAGACTTTCTGAGTTTCTACACATTACCTTCAACAGTGATGCACCATCCTGTTCATAAAAGCCTCAAAGCTGCCTATTCCTTTTACAATATTCATACAGAGACTCCCCTCTTGGACTTAATGAATGATGCACTCATTATAGCCAAATTG AAAGGATTTGATGTGTTCAATGCACTAGActtaatggaaaacaaaacattcctgGAAAAACTCAAGTTTGGGATTGGAGATGGAAATCTGCAGTATTATTTGTACAACTGGAGGTGTCCTGGCATGGAATCTGAAAAg gTTGGTCTTGTATTACAATGA
- the NMT2 gene encoding glycylpeptide N-tetradecanoyltransferase 2 isoform X3 encodes MKRRPSTPREVLEGIWEQRRRKRSRREKRRSQILEAPNQILRLTPRRLKFNSLQKIQLFQCRSFKTSRGRWNCSLHAKAQQRILMRLLNVNTSFGIHNLYQNLLKELYTLLNENYVEDDDNMFRFDYSPEFLLWALRPPGWLPQWHCGVRVSSNKKLVGFISAIPANIRIYDSVKKMVEINFLCVHKKLRSKRVAPVLIREITRRVNLEGIFQAVYTAGVVLPKPVATCRYWHRSLNPRKLVEVKFSHLSRNMTLQRTMKLYRLPDATKTSGLRPMEQKDTNAVQELINTYLKQFNLAPVMDEAEVAHWFLPRDHIIDTYVVEGSNGILTDFLSFYTLPSTVMHHPVHKSLKAAYSFYNIHTETPLLDLMNDALIIAKLKGFDVFNALDLMENKTFLEKLKFGIGDGNLQYYLYNWRCPGMESEKVGLVLQ; translated from the exons AAGTCCTGGAGGGGATTTGGgagcaaagaagaagaaaaagaagcagaagagaaaaaaggagaagccaAATTCTGGAGGCACCAAATCAGATTCTGCGTCTGACTCCCAGGAGATTAAAATTCAACAGCCTTCAAAA AATCCAGCTATTCCAATGCAGAAGCTTCAAGACATCCAGAGGGCGATGGAACTGCTCTCTGCATGCCAAGGCCCAGCAAAGAATATTGATGAGGCTACTAAACGTAAATACCAGTTTTGGGATACACAACCTGTACCAAAACTTA CTGAAGGAGTTATACACACTGTTAAATGAGAATTATGTAGAAGATGATGATAATATGTTTAGGTTTGATTATTCACCTGAATTTCTTCTGTG GGCGCTACGTCCTCCAGGCTGGTTACCCCAGTGGCACTGTGGGGTTAGAGTGTCTTCAAACAAAAAGCTGGTAGGATTCATAAGTGCCATTCCTGCAAATATTCGTATTTATGACAG TGTGAAGAAAATGGTAGAAATCAATTTTCTTTGTGTCCATAAGAAACTGAGATCTAAACGGGTAGCACCTGTACTGATTCGGGAAATAACCAGAAGAGTAAACCTGGAAGGAATTTTTCAGGCTGTTTACACTGCTGGCGTGGTACTTCCCAAACCTGTGGCCACTTGCAG gtATTGGCATCGATCGCTGAATCCCAGAAAATTGGTAGAAGTGAAATTTTCACATTTGAGTAGAAACATGACTCTACAAAGGACAATGAAGCTCTACAGACTTCCTGAT GCCACGAAGACTTCAGGTTTGAGACCAATGGAACAAAAAGATACTAATGCAGTACAAGAATTAATCAACACTTACTTGAAACAGTTTAATCTTGCTCCTGTGATGGATGAAGCAGAGGTAGCCCACTGGTTCCTGCCTCGGGATCATATTATAGATACTTACGTAGTAGAG ggcTCAAATGGTATTTTAACAGACTTTCTGAGTTTCTACACATTACCTTCAACAGTGATGCACCATCCTGTTCATAAAAGCCTCAAAGCTGCCTATTCCTTTTACAATATTCATACAGAGACTCCCCTCTTGGACTTAATGAATGATGCACTCATTATAGCCAAATTG AAAGGATTTGATGTGTTCAATGCACTAGActtaatggaaaacaaaacattcctgGAAAAACTCAAGTTTGGGATTGGAGATGGAAATCTGCAGTATTATTTGTACAACTGGAGGTGTCCTGGCATGGAATCTGAAAAg gTTGGTCTTGTATTACAATGA
- the NMT2 gene encoding glycylpeptide N-tetradecanoyltransferase 2 isoform X2, whose product MAEDSESAASQQSLELDDQDTCGIDGDNEEEAEHAKGSPGGDLGAKKKKKKQKRKKEKPNSGGTKSDSASDSQEIKIQQPSKNPAIPMQKLQDIQRAMELLSACQGPAKNIDEATKHEVITSHGAIEPDKDNVRLEPYSLPQGFMWDTLDLSNAEVLKELYTLLNENYVEDDDNMFRFDYSPEFLLWALRPPGWLPQWHCGVRVSSNKKLVGFISAIPANIRIYDSVKKMVEINFLCVHKKLRSKRVAPVLIREITRRVNLEGIFQAVYTAGVVLPKPVATCRYWHRSLNPRKLVEVKFSHLSRNMTLQRTMKLYRLPDATKTSGLRPMEQKDTNAVQELINTYLKQFNLAPVMDEAEVAHWFLPRDHIIDTYVVEGSNGILTDFLSFYTLPSTVMHHPVHKSLKAAYSFYNIHTETPLLDLMNDALIIAKLKGFDVFNALDLMENKTFLEKLKFGIGDGNLQYYLYNWRCPGMESEKVGLVLQ is encoded by the exons AAGTCCTGGAGGGGATTTGGgagcaaagaagaagaaaaagaagcagaagagaaaaaaggagaagccaAATTCTGGAGGCACCAAATCAGATTCTGCGTCTGACTCCCAGGAGATTAAAATTCAACAGCCTTCAAAA AATCCAGCTATTCCAATGCAGAAGCTTCAAGACATCCAGAGGGCGATGGAACTGCTCTCTGCATGCCAAGGCCCAGCAAAGAATATTGATGAGGCTACTAAAC ATGAAGTTATAACTTCACATGGTGCAATTGAACCAGATAAGGACAATGTCCGTCTAGAGCCATATTCTTTGCCACAGGGTTTTATGTGGGACACATTGGATCTTAGCAATGCTGAAGTT CTGAAGGAGTTATACACACTGTTAAATGAGAATTATGTAGAAGATGATGATAATATGTTTAGGTTTGATTATTCACCTGAATTTCTTCTGTG GGCGCTACGTCCTCCAGGCTGGTTACCCCAGTGGCACTGTGGGGTTAGAGTGTCTTCAAACAAAAAGCTGGTAGGATTCATAAGTGCCATTCCTGCAAATATTCGTATTTATGACAG TGTGAAGAAAATGGTAGAAATCAATTTTCTTTGTGTCCATAAGAAACTGAGATCTAAACGGGTAGCACCTGTACTGATTCGGGAAATAACCAGAAGAGTAAACCTGGAAGGAATTTTTCAGGCTGTTTACACTGCTGGCGTGGTACTTCCCAAACCTGTGGCCACTTGCAG gtATTGGCATCGATCGCTGAATCCCAGAAAATTGGTAGAAGTGAAATTTTCACATTTGAGTAGAAACATGACTCTACAAAGGACAATGAAGCTCTACAGACTTCCTGAT GCCACGAAGACTTCAGGTTTGAGACCAATGGAACAAAAAGATACTAATGCAGTACAAGAATTAATCAACACTTACTTGAAACAGTTTAATCTTGCTCCTGTGATGGATGAAGCAGAGGTAGCCCACTGGTTCCTGCCTCGGGATCATATTATAGATACTTACGTAGTAGAG ggcTCAAATGGTATTTTAACAGACTTTCTGAGTTTCTACACATTACCTTCAACAGTGATGCACCATCCTGTTCATAAAAGCCTCAAAGCTGCCTATTCCTTTTACAATATTCATACAGAGACTCCCCTCTTGGACTTAATGAATGATGCACTCATTATAGCCAAATTG AAAGGATTTGATGTGTTCAATGCACTAGActtaatggaaaacaaaacattcctgGAAAAACTCAAGTTTGGGATTGGAGATGGAAATCTGCAGTATTATTTGTACAACTGGAGGTGTCCTGGCATGGAATCTGAAAAg gTTGGTCTTGTATTACAATGA
- the NMT2 gene encoding glycylpeptide N-tetradecanoyltransferase 2 isoform X4, with translation MAEDSESAASQQSLELDDQDTCGIDGDNEEEAEHAKGIQLFQCRSFKTSRGRWNCSLHAKAQQRILMRLLNVNTSFGIHNLYQNLLKELYTLLNENYVEDDDNMFRFDYSPEFLLWALRPPGWLPQWHCGVRVSSNKKLVGFISAIPANIRIYDSVKKMVEINFLCVHKKLRSKRVAPVLIREITRRVNLEGIFQAVYTAGVVLPKPVATCRYWHRSLNPRKLVEVKFSHLSRNMTLQRTMKLYRLPDATKTSGLRPMEQKDTNAVQELINTYLKQFNLAPVMDEAEVAHWFLPRDHIIDTYVVEGSNGILTDFLSFYTLPSTVMHHPVHKSLKAAYSFYNIHTETPLLDLMNDALIIAKLKGFDVFNALDLMENKTFLEKLKFGIGDGNLQYYLYNWRCPGMESEKVGLVLQ, from the exons AATCCAGCTATTCCAATGCAGAAGCTTCAAGACATCCAGAGGGCGATGGAACTGCTCTCTGCATGCCAAGGCCCAGCAAAGAATATTGATGAGGCTACTAAACGTAAATACCAGTTTTGGGATACACAACCTGTACCAAAACTTA CTGAAGGAGTTATACACACTGTTAAATGAGAATTATGTAGAAGATGATGATAATATGTTTAGGTTTGATTATTCACCTGAATTTCTTCTGTG GGCGCTACGTCCTCCAGGCTGGTTACCCCAGTGGCACTGTGGGGTTAGAGTGTCTTCAAACAAAAAGCTGGTAGGATTCATAAGTGCCATTCCTGCAAATATTCGTATTTATGACAG TGTGAAGAAAATGGTAGAAATCAATTTTCTTTGTGTCCATAAGAAACTGAGATCTAAACGGGTAGCACCTGTACTGATTCGGGAAATAACCAGAAGAGTAAACCTGGAAGGAATTTTTCAGGCTGTTTACACTGCTGGCGTGGTACTTCCCAAACCTGTGGCCACTTGCAG gtATTGGCATCGATCGCTGAATCCCAGAAAATTGGTAGAAGTGAAATTTTCACATTTGAGTAGAAACATGACTCTACAAAGGACAATGAAGCTCTACAGACTTCCTGAT GCCACGAAGACTTCAGGTTTGAGACCAATGGAACAAAAAGATACTAATGCAGTACAAGAATTAATCAACACTTACTTGAAACAGTTTAATCTTGCTCCTGTGATGGATGAAGCAGAGGTAGCCCACTGGTTCCTGCCTCGGGATCATATTATAGATACTTACGTAGTAGAG ggcTCAAATGGTATTTTAACAGACTTTCTGAGTTTCTACACATTACCTTCAACAGTGATGCACCATCCTGTTCATAAAAGCCTCAAAGCTGCCTATTCCTTTTACAATATTCATACAGAGACTCCCCTCTTGGACTTAATGAATGATGCACTCATTATAGCCAAATTG AAAGGATTTGATGTGTTCAATGCACTAGActtaatggaaaacaaaacattcctgGAAAAACTCAAGTTTGGGATTGGAGATGGAAATCTGCAGTATTATTTGTACAACTGGAGGTGTCCTGGCATGGAATCTGAAAAg gTTGGTCTTGTATTACAATGA